One segment of Desmodus rotundus isolate HL8 chromosome 6, HLdesRot8A.1, whole genome shotgun sequence DNA contains the following:
- the MKKS gene encoding molecular chaperone MKKS isoform X1: MFRLEAKKPSLCKSEPLTSERVTATLSVLKGVLTSCYGPSGRLKQLHNGLGGSVRTTSKSSALLANLSVTHPILKILTTSVQNHVSCFSDCGLFTAILCCNLIENVQRIGLTPTTVFKLNKHLLSLCTSYLKSEVCGCRIPVNFSSTHVLLCLVRSVLTSKPACVLTRREIEHISTLLLRAFLLTIPENTAGPIILGKSIIVPLKGQRVIDSTVLPGILIEMSEVQLMKILPFKKSDSFKVALFRVSLSGDLSDTGEGTVVVSYGVSLENAVLDQLLNLGRQLVGDHVDLVMCQKVIHPSLKQFLSMHRVIPIDRVGAALMEPLSKMTGTQPIGSLSSVSPSSYGSVRDVCTAKFGFKWFFHLVPHEETVCSLLLGNRNDTVWDELKLTCETALHVLQLTLKEPFVLLGGGCTETHLAAYIRHKTLNKPESILKDGWCTQTELQLITEAFCSALESLTGSLEHDGGEILTDMKYGHFWSVQADSPSVVHWPELLSRCGCGLYNSQEELNWSFLRSAQRPFAPQPCLPHEALGLVSNLTLDCFTAKLSGLQVAVETANLILDLSYVIEDKN, from the exons ATGTTTCGTTTAGAAGCTAAAAAGCCATCACTTTGTAAAAGTGAACCACTGACAAGTGAGAGAGTCACAGCCACACTGTCGGTCTTGAAAGGAGTCCTGACGTCGTGCTATGGCCCTTCAGGCAGGCTGAAGCAGCTGCACAATGGCCTGGGGGGCTCTGTGCGCACAACCTCGAAGTCCTCAGCCCTGCTCGCTAACCTCTCCGTCACCCATCCCATTTTAAAGATCCTGACGACTTCTGTGCAGAATCATGTGTCATGCTTCAGTGACTGTGGCTTATTCACAGCCATTCTTTGCTGCAATCTGATTGAAAATGTTCAGAGAATAGGCTTGACACCCACCACtgtctttaaattaaataaacatctTTTGAGCCTCTGCACCAGTTACCTCAAGTCTGAGGTCTGTGGTTGTCGAATCCCAGTCAACTTCAGCAGCACTCACGTCCTCCTTTGTTTGGTACGCAGTGTGTTAACCAGTAAGCCTGCCTGTGTGCTCACCAGACGGGAAATAGAACACATCAGCACTCTGCTTCTCAGAGCCTTTTTGCTTACAATTCCAGAAAACACCGCAGGCCCCATCATTTTAGGAAAGAGTATAATTGTACCTCTAAAAGGTCAAAGAGTTATAGATTCTACTGTGTTGCCTGGAATACTTATTGAAATGTCAGAAGTTCAATTGATGAAGATACTGCCTTTCAAAAAATCAGATTCCTTCAAGGTGGCACTCTTTCGTGTGTCTTTATCTGGAGACCTTTCTGATACTGGAGAAGGGACTGTAGTGGTCAGTTATGGTGTTTCTCTTGAAAATGCAGTTCTGGACCAGTTGCTTAACCTAGGAAGGCAGCTAGTTGGTGATCATGTAGATCTTGTCATGTGCCAAAAAGTAATACACCCATCTTTGAAACAGTTTCTCAGTATGCATCGTGTTATTCCAATAGACAGAGTTGGAGCGGCTCTGATGGAACCTCTGAGTAAAATGACAG GAACACAGCCTATTGGTTCCCTCAGCTCAGTCTCTCCTAGTAGTTACGGGAGTGTGAGAGATGTGTGCACTGCAAAATTTGGCTTCAAATGGTTTTTTCACCTTGTTCCTCATGAAGAGACTGTCTGCAGCTTGCTTCTCGGCAACAGAAATGACACTGTCTGGGATGAGTTGAAG CTCACGTGTGAGACAGCACTGCACGTTTTGCAGTTAACACTCAAGGAACCATTTGTTTTGTTGGGAGGTGGCTGTACTGAAACTCACTTGGCAGCATATATCAGACACAAG ACTCTTAATAAGCCAGAAAGCATTCTCAAAGATGGTTGGTGTACTCAAACAGAACTTCAACTAATTACTGAAGCATTTTGCAGTGCGCTAGAATCTCTCACTGGCTCTTTAGAACATGATGGAGGTGAAATTCTCACTGACATGAAGTATGGACACTTTTGGTCAGTTCAGGCAGATTCTCCCTCTGTTGTTCACTGGCCAGAATTGCTTTCAAGATGCGGCTGTGGACTATACAATAGCCAGGAAGAACTCAACTGGTCTTTCTTAAGGAGTGCTCAGCGTCCTTTTGCTCCACAACCCTGCCTTCCACATGAAGCTCTGGGCTTGGTCAGCAACCTGACCTTGGACTGTTTCACTGCTAAGCTTAGTGGCCTGCAGGTGGCTGTGGAGACAGCCAATTTGATTTTGGATCTTTCGTATGTCATTGAAGATAAAAACTGA
- the MKKS gene encoding molecular chaperone MKKS isoform X4, whose product MFRLEAKKPSLCKSEPLTSERVTATLSVLKGVLTSCYGPSGRLKQLHNGLGGSVRTTSKSSALLANLSVTHPILKILTTSVQNHVSCFSDCGLFTAILCCNLIENVQRIGLTPTTVFKLNKHLLSLCTSYLKSEVCGCRIPVNFSSTHVLLCLVRSVLTSKPACVLTRREIEHISTLLLRAFLLTIPENTAGPIILGKSIIVPLKGQRVIDSTVLPGILIEMSEVQLMKILPFKKSDSFKVALFRVSLSGDLSDTGEGTVVVSYGVSLENAVLDQLLNLGRQLVGDHVDLVMCQKVIHPSLKQFLSMHRVIPIDRVGAALMEPLSKMTGTQPIGSLSSVSPSSYGSVRDVCTAKFGFKWFFHLVPHEETVCSLLLGNRNDTVWDELKLTCETALHVLQLTLKEPFVLLGGGCTETHLAAYIRHKIWYWKILEENTTCKCKVTSLSQ is encoded by the exons ATGTTTCGTTTAGAAGCTAAAAAGCCATCACTTTGTAAAAGTGAACCACTGACAAGTGAGAGAGTCACAGCCACACTGTCGGTCTTGAAAGGAGTCCTGACGTCGTGCTATGGCCCTTCAGGCAGGCTGAAGCAGCTGCACAATGGCCTGGGGGGCTCTGTGCGCACAACCTCGAAGTCCTCAGCCCTGCTCGCTAACCTCTCCGTCACCCATCCCATTTTAAAGATCCTGACGACTTCTGTGCAGAATCATGTGTCATGCTTCAGTGACTGTGGCTTATTCACAGCCATTCTTTGCTGCAATCTGATTGAAAATGTTCAGAGAATAGGCTTGACACCCACCACtgtctttaaattaaataaacatctTTTGAGCCTCTGCACCAGTTACCTCAAGTCTGAGGTCTGTGGTTGTCGAATCCCAGTCAACTTCAGCAGCACTCACGTCCTCCTTTGTTTGGTACGCAGTGTGTTAACCAGTAAGCCTGCCTGTGTGCTCACCAGACGGGAAATAGAACACATCAGCACTCTGCTTCTCAGAGCCTTTTTGCTTACAATTCCAGAAAACACCGCAGGCCCCATCATTTTAGGAAAGAGTATAATTGTACCTCTAAAAGGTCAAAGAGTTATAGATTCTACTGTGTTGCCTGGAATACTTATTGAAATGTCAGAAGTTCAATTGATGAAGATACTGCCTTTCAAAAAATCAGATTCCTTCAAGGTGGCACTCTTTCGTGTGTCTTTATCTGGAGACCTTTCTGATACTGGAGAAGGGACTGTAGTGGTCAGTTATGGTGTTTCTCTTGAAAATGCAGTTCTGGACCAGTTGCTTAACCTAGGAAGGCAGCTAGTTGGTGATCATGTAGATCTTGTCATGTGCCAAAAAGTAATACACCCATCTTTGAAACAGTTTCTCAGTATGCATCGTGTTATTCCAATAGACAGAGTTGGAGCGGCTCTGATGGAACCTCTGAGTAAAATGACAG GAACACAGCCTATTGGTTCCCTCAGCTCAGTCTCTCCTAGTAGTTACGGGAGTGTGAGAGATGTGTGCACTGCAAAATTTGGCTTCAAATGGTTTTTTCACCTTGTTCCTCATGAAGAGACTGTCTGCAGCTTGCTTCTCGGCAACAGAAATGACACTGTCTGGGATGAGTTGAAG CTCACGTGTGAGACAGCACTGCACGTTTTGCAGTTAACACTCAAGGAACCATTTGTTTTGTTGGGAGGTGGCTGTACTGAAACTCACTTGGCAGCATATATCAGACACAAG ATATGGTATTGGAAAATACTTGAGGAAAATACCACTTGCAAGTGTAAGGTAACATCTTTATCGCAGTGA
- the MKKS gene encoding molecular chaperone MKKS isoform X3, with protein sequence MFRLEAKKPSLCKSEPLTSERVTATLSVLKGVLTSCYGPSGRLKQLHNGLGGSVRTTSKSSALLANLSVTHPILKILTTSVQNHVSCFSDCGLFTAILCCNLIENVQRIGLTPTTVFKLNKHLLSLCTSYLKSEVCGCRIPVNFSSTHVLLCLVRSVLTSKPACVLTRREIEHISTLLLRAFLLTIPENTAGPIILGKSIIVPLKGQRVIDSTVLPGILIEMSEVQLMKILPFKKSDSFKVALFRVSLSGDLSDTGEGTVVVSYGVSLENAVLDQLLNLGRQLVGDHVDLVMCQKVIHPSLKQFLSMHRVIPIDRVGAALMEPLSKMTGTQPIGSLSSVSPSSYGSVRDVCTAKFGFKWFFHLVPHEETVCSLLLGNRNDTVWDELKLTCETALHVLQLTLKEPFVLLGGGCTETHLAAYIRHKQLNKFITALEEEFLVTALQSQMSLGI encoded by the exons ATGTTTCGTTTAGAAGCTAAAAAGCCATCACTTTGTAAAAGTGAACCACTGACAAGTGAGAGAGTCACAGCCACACTGTCGGTCTTGAAAGGAGTCCTGACGTCGTGCTATGGCCCTTCAGGCAGGCTGAAGCAGCTGCACAATGGCCTGGGGGGCTCTGTGCGCACAACCTCGAAGTCCTCAGCCCTGCTCGCTAACCTCTCCGTCACCCATCCCATTTTAAAGATCCTGACGACTTCTGTGCAGAATCATGTGTCATGCTTCAGTGACTGTGGCTTATTCACAGCCATTCTTTGCTGCAATCTGATTGAAAATGTTCAGAGAATAGGCTTGACACCCACCACtgtctttaaattaaataaacatctTTTGAGCCTCTGCACCAGTTACCTCAAGTCTGAGGTCTGTGGTTGTCGAATCCCAGTCAACTTCAGCAGCACTCACGTCCTCCTTTGTTTGGTACGCAGTGTGTTAACCAGTAAGCCTGCCTGTGTGCTCACCAGACGGGAAATAGAACACATCAGCACTCTGCTTCTCAGAGCCTTTTTGCTTACAATTCCAGAAAACACCGCAGGCCCCATCATTTTAGGAAAGAGTATAATTGTACCTCTAAAAGGTCAAAGAGTTATAGATTCTACTGTGTTGCCTGGAATACTTATTGAAATGTCAGAAGTTCAATTGATGAAGATACTGCCTTTCAAAAAATCAGATTCCTTCAAGGTGGCACTCTTTCGTGTGTCTTTATCTGGAGACCTTTCTGATACTGGAGAAGGGACTGTAGTGGTCAGTTATGGTGTTTCTCTTGAAAATGCAGTTCTGGACCAGTTGCTTAACCTAGGAAGGCAGCTAGTTGGTGATCATGTAGATCTTGTCATGTGCCAAAAAGTAATACACCCATCTTTGAAACAGTTTCTCAGTATGCATCGTGTTATTCCAATAGACAGAGTTGGAGCGGCTCTGATGGAACCTCTGAGTAAAATGACAG GAACACAGCCTATTGGTTCCCTCAGCTCAGTCTCTCCTAGTAGTTACGGGAGTGTGAGAGATGTGTGCACTGCAAAATTTGGCTTCAAATGGTTTTTTCACCTTGTTCCTCATGAAGAGACTGTCTGCAGCTTGCTTCTCGGCAACAGAAATGACACTGTCTGGGATGAGTTGAAG CTCACGTGTGAGACAGCACTGCACGTTTTGCAGTTAACACTCAAGGAACCATTTGTTTTGTTGGGAGGTGGCTGTACTGAAACTCACTTGGCAGCATATATCAGACACAAG
- the MKKS gene encoding molecular chaperone MKKS isoform X2, whose product MFRLEAKKPSLCKSEPLTSERVTATLSVLKGVLTSCYGPSGRLKQLHNGLGGSVRTTSKSSALLANLSVTHPILKILTTSVQNHVSCFSDCGLFTAILCCNLIENVQRIGLTPTTVFKLNKHLLSLCTSYLKSEVCGCRIPVNFSSTHVLLCLVRSVLTSKPACVLTRREIEHISTLLLRAFLLTIPENTAGPIILGKSIIVPLKGQRVIDSTVLPGILIEMSEVQLMKILPFKKSDSFKVALFRVSLSGDLSDTGEGTVVVSYGVSLENAVLDQLLNLGRQLVGDHVDLVMCQKVIHPSLKQFLSMHRVIPIDRVGAALMEPLSKMTGTQPIGSLSSVSPSSYGSVRDVCTAKFGFKWFFHLVPHEETVCSLLLGNRNDTVWDELKLTCETALHVLQLTLKEPFVLLGGGCTETHLAAYIRHKKCLYKKRRRKRHRGSPHEDGDRYWSYAATSQEGMKPSETEETRSILL is encoded by the exons ATGTTTCGTTTAGAAGCTAAAAAGCCATCACTTTGTAAAAGTGAACCACTGACAAGTGAGAGAGTCACAGCCACACTGTCGGTCTTGAAAGGAGTCCTGACGTCGTGCTATGGCCCTTCAGGCAGGCTGAAGCAGCTGCACAATGGCCTGGGGGGCTCTGTGCGCACAACCTCGAAGTCCTCAGCCCTGCTCGCTAACCTCTCCGTCACCCATCCCATTTTAAAGATCCTGACGACTTCTGTGCAGAATCATGTGTCATGCTTCAGTGACTGTGGCTTATTCACAGCCATTCTTTGCTGCAATCTGATTGAAAATGTTCAGAGAATAGGCTTGACACCCACCACtgtctttaaattaaataaacatctTTTGAGCCTCTGCACCAGTTACCTCAAGTCTGAGGTCTGTGGTTGTCGAATCCCAGTCAACTTCAGCAGCACTCACGTCCTCCTTTGTTTGGTACGCAGTGTGTTAACCAGTAAGCCTGCCTGTGTGCTCACCAGACGGGAAATAGAACACATCAGCACTCTGCTTCTCAGAGCCTTTTTGCTTACAATTCCAGAAAACACCGCAGGCCCCATCATTTTAGGAAAGAGTATAATTGTACCTCTAAAAGGTCAAAGAGTTATAGATTCTACTGTGTTGCCTGGAATACTTATTGAAATGTCAGAAGTTCAATTGATGAAGATACTGCCTTTCAAAAAATCAGATTCCTTCAAGGTGGCACTCTTTCGTGTGTCTTTATCTGGAGACCTTTCTGATACTGGAGAAGGGACTGTAGTGGTCAGTTATGGTGTTTCTCTTGAAAATGCAGTTCTGGACCAGTTGCTTAACCTAGGAAGGCAGCTAGTTGGTGATCATGTAGATCTTGTCATGTGCCAAAAAGTAATACACCCATCTTTGAAACAGTTTCTCAGTATGCATCGTGTTATTCCAATAGACAGAGTTGGAGCGGCTCTGATGGAACCTCTGAGTAAAATGACAG GAACACAGCCTATTGGTTCCCTCAGCTCAGTCTCTCCTAGTAGTTACGGGAGTGTGAGAGATGTGTGCACTGCAAAATTTGGCTTCAAATGGTTTTTTCACCTTGTTCCTCATGAAGAGACTGTCTGCAGCTTGCTTCTCGGCAACAGAAATGACACTGTCTGGGATGAGTTGAAG CTCACGTGTGAGACAGCACTGCACGTTTTGCAGTTAACACTCAAGGAACCATTTGTTTTGTTGGGAGGTGGCTGTACTGAAACTCACTTGGCAGCATATATCAGACACAAG
- the LOC123479615 gene encoding uncharacterized protein, with protein MKNTSWIRKNWLLVAGVSFIGVHLGTYFMQRAAKQSVKSQARGQQKSIKE; from the coding sequence atgaaaaacaccaGTTGGATTAGAAAGAACTGGCTTCTTGTAGCTGGGGTTTCTTTCATAGGTGTTCATCTCGGAACATACTTTATGCAGAGGGCTGCAAAACAGTCTGTAAAATCTCAGGCCAGAGGCCAACAAAAGAGTATCaaagaatga
- the LOC139440987 gene encoding uncharacterized protein yields MSFQKFWKDYKVLIVMVPLIGLIHLGWHRIKSSPVFQIPNKDNIPGPDSLPLASPQKDHIQEK; encoded by the coding sequence ATGAGCTTTCAAAAATTCTGGAAAGACTACAAAGTTTTGATTGTTATGGTACCTTTAATTGGGCTTATACACTTGGGGTGGCACAGAATCAAAAGTAGCCCTGTTTTCCAAATACCTAACAAGGACAACATTCCTGGGCCAGATAGTCTGCCGCTTGCAAGTCCTCAGAAAGACCACATCCAGGAAAAATAG